A genome region from Halorussus pelagicus includes the following:
- a CDS encoding endonuclease NucS domain-containing protein, which yields MTEPVHVYAGDCATSYSADGDSRRQRGRVVVVHKPDDTVLVHDAEGYQPVEWLTRANAVHRETDGDGGFALVAVKDGERLRVESRDDADRASHGATAAGTEVGTCPDCDGTLVRARGAVICLDCPAEYGLPRDAAMLDSTCDCGLPRMAVERGARFEVCVDRDCEQLDEAIRERFDREWSCPDCESDLRVLRERTLFFRCEGYPDCETTFALPDREVVGTCECGLPQVRRADSSCTDDAARADSSARATDPRCLDSECAETPETV from the coding sequence GTGACCGAACCCGTCCACGTCTACGCCGGAGACTGCGCGACTTCGTACAGCGCCGACGGCGATTCGCGCCGCCAACGCGGCCGAGTCGTCGTCGTTCACAAGCCCGACGACACCGTTCTCGTCCACGACGCCGAGGGGTACCAACCCGTCGAGTGGCTGACCCGCGCGAACGCGGTCCACCGCGAGACCGACGGCGACGGCGGATTCGCCCTGGTCGCGGTCAAGGACGGCGAGCGCCTGCGGGTCGAGAGCCGTGACGACGCCGACCGCGCGAGTCACGGCGCGACCGCGGCGGGAACCGAGGTGGGCACCTGCCCGGACTGCGACGGGACGCTGGTCCGCGCTCGTGGAGCAGTCATCTGCCTCGACTGCCCGGCCGAGTACGGCCTGCCGCGGGACGCCGCGATGCTCGACTCGACTTGCGACTGCGGACTGCCCCGGATGGCGGTCGAGCGCGGCGCGCGATTCGAAGTTTGCGTGGACCGCGACTGCGAACAACTGGACGAGGCGATCCGCGAGCGCTTCGACCGCGAGTGGTCGTGTCCAGACTGCGAAAGCGACCTGCGGGTCCTGCGCGAACGCACCCTCTTTTTCCGCTGTGAGGGGTACCCCGACTGCGAGACGACGTTCGCACTCCCTGACCGAGAGGTAGTCGGGACCTGCGAGTGTGGACTTCCGCAGGTCCGGCGCGCCGACTCCTCCTGCACGGACGACGCGGCCCGCGCCGACTCGTCGGCGCGGGCGACCGACCCGCGCTGTCTCGACTCCGAGTGCGCCGAGACACCGGAAACCGTTTGA
- the endA gene encoding tRNA-intron lyase, whose amino-acid sequence MDGRLRDDEVVVGGDARQRYYDSSGYGRPLAENRIALSRVEAAYLLFKGDIDAVDGMGFREFLANAGDEIATRFLVYANLRDRGFYLSPAREGWVESPRSNTDFVVYPRGKGPWDDAVLYRVRVVGERADVPADQLGDVVLAVVDEESEITYLETDRADLRGSSATDLPASVPADLLGDRVLVWDPPEVLHQRGFYGQPLDDRDGNENRPGVLQLSLVEAAYLADEGVLSLGAARDQETGGEETRGGDGELLRAQGRDAEGERFDRRLRVYRALRERGIVPKTGFKFGSDFRTYADVESVDDLGHSECLVRVLPADHVFSPRDLALDVRLAHGVRKRMVFALADGNSISWASVGRLTP is encoded by the coding sequence ATGGATGGACGCCTGCGAGACGACGAGGTGGTGGTCGGCGGCGACGCCCGCCAGCGCTACTACGACTCCAGCGGGTACGGTCGCCCCTTGGCGGAGAACCGGATCGCACTCTCGCGCGTCGAAGCGGCCTATCTGCTGTTCAAGGGCGACATCGACGCCGTGGATGGCATGGGCTTTCGGGAGTTTCTCGCCAACGCGGGCGACGAGATAGCGACGCGGTTTCTGGTCTACGCCAATCTGCGCGACCGGGGGTTCTACCTCTCGCCCGCCCGCGAGGGATGGGTCGAGTCACCCCGGTCGAACACCGACTTCGTGGTCTACCCCCGCGGCAAGGGACCGTGGGACGACGCCGTTCTCTACCGCGTCCGCGTCGTCGGCGAGCGCGCGGACGTGCCCGCCGACCAGTTGGGCGACGTGGTGTTGGCGGTCGTGGACGAGGAGAGCGAGATTACCTACCTCGAAACCGACCGGGCGGACCTCCGAGGGAGTTCGGCGACCGACCTCCCCGCGAGCGTGCCCGCGGACCTGCTCGGCGACCGCGTGCTGGTCTGGGACCCGCCGGAGGTGCTTCACCAGCGAGGGTTCTACGGGCAACCGCTGGACGACCGCGACGGAAACGAAAACAGGCCGGGTGTCCTCCAGTTGTCGCTGGTCGAGGCGGCCTATCTCGCCGACGAGGGCGTCCTCTCGCTCGGCGCGGCGCGCGACCAAGAGACAGGCGGCGAGGAGACGCGCGGCGGTGACGGCGAACTCCTGCGAGCGCAGGGCCGCGACGCCGAGGGCGAGCGGTTCGACCGCCGACTCCGGGTGTATCGGGCGCTCCGCGAGCGTGGAATCGTCCCCAAGACCGGGTTCAAGTTCGGGTCGGATTTCCGAACGTACGCCGACGTGGAGTCGGTGGACGACTTGGGCCACTCAGAATGTCTGGTCCGAGTGCTTCCGGCAGACCACGTCTTCTCGCCGCGGGACCTCGCGCTCGACGTGCGACTCGCCCACGGAGTCCGAAAGCGGATGGTGTTCGCGCTGGCGGACGGGAACAGTATCTCGTGGGCGTCGGTCGGGCGCTTGACGCCCTGA
- a CDS encoding tryptophan--tRNA ligase gives MTGNDPADETEVSPDRHSHASGEDWRVADGDESSDGDRVAEPLRTDGGTDAADGGETTLDPWGSATVADYRKLFEEFGIEEFDEVLPEVPDPHYLMRRGVIFGHRDYRRVVDAMVNDDPFAALSGFMPTGDPHIGHKLVFDEIIWHQQQGGDAYALIADLEAHSARGMTWDEIDEHARDYLLSLLALGFDPEEGTLYRQSGDREVQDLAFELGSQTNFSELQAIYDFDGETDVSHMQSVVTQMADILYPQLDEPKPTVIPVGPDQDPHMRLVRDLAARMGYFGVTKAYASFEADEDEHQYLQLAYEGRAEYAENPDQPRCEEAAEWLEEGRANVGGGDKALKTVLRKLENAGMEPLRPRTRFLDRNATEEAFEALIDAVEGDKRVFDEHIDSFDLSREAAEQLAREVELDHGGYGFTAPSSIYHRFMTGLTGGKMSSSVPASHISLLDDPEDGYDKVKAATTGGRETAEKQRELGGKADECPVYELYAYLLAGDDDEFAKEVYDECVGGERLCGDCKEQAAQLMREFLEDHQEKREEVEDLLEAADIELDSPRKRD, from the coding sequence ATGACCGGTAACGACCCCGCGGACGAGACCGAGGTATCGCCCGACAGACACAGCCACGCGTCGGGCGAGGACTGGCGTGTGGCCGACGGCGACGAGTCGAGCGACGGCGACCGCGTCGCCGAACCCCTTCGCACCGACGGCGGTACGGATGCAGCGGACGGCGGCGAGACGACCCTCGACCCGTGGGGGTCGGCGACCGTCGCCGACTACCGGAAACTCTTCGAGGAGTTCGGTATCGAGGAGTTCGACGAGGTGCTGCCGGAGGTGCCCGACCCTCACTACCTGATGCGCCGGGGCGTCATCTTCGGCCACCGCGACTACCGCCGAGTGGTCGATGCGATGGTGAACGACGACCCCTTCGCGGCGCTCTCGGGGTTCATGCCGACCGGCGACCCACACATCGGGCACAAGTTGGTCTTCGACGAGATAATCTGGCACCAACAGCAGGGCGGGGACGCCTACGCGCTCATCGCCGACCTCGAAGCCCACAGCGCCCGCGGGATGACGTGGGACGAGATAGACGAACACGCCCGCGACTACCTGCTGAGTCTGCTTGCGCTCGGGTTCGACCCCGAGGAGGGAACCCTCTATCGGCAGTCGGGCGACCGCGAGGTGCAGGACTTGGCCTTCGAGTTGGGTTCCCAGACGAACTTCTCGGAGTTGCAGGCCATCTACGACTTCGACGGCGAGACCGACGTGTCGCACATGCAGTCGGTCGTCACGCAGATGGCCGACATCCTTTATCCGCAACTGGACGAACCCAAGCCGACCGTGATTCCGGTCGGCCCGGACCAAGACCCCCACATGCGACTGGTGCGGGACCTCGCGGCCCGGATGGGCTACTTCGGCGTCACGAAAGCCTACGCGAGTTTCGAGGCCGACGAAGACGAACACCAGTATTTACAGCTAGCTTACGAGGGGCGCGCAGAATATGCCGAAAACCCGGACCAACCGCGTTGTGAGGAGGCCGCCGAGTGGTTAGAAGAGGGGCGAGCGAACGTCGGGGGCGGCGACAAGGCACTCAAGACCGTCCTGAGAAAACTCGAAAATGCCGGAATGGAACCGCTCCGGCCCCGCACCCGGTTCCTCGACCGGAACGCGACCGAGGAGGCCTTCGAGGCGCTCATCGACGCCGTCGAAGGGGACAAGCGCGTGTTCGACGAACACATCGACTCGTTCGACCTGTCGCGCGAGGCGGCCGAGCAGTTGGCCCGCGAGGTCGAACTCGACCACGGCGGCTACGGATTCACGGCTCCGTCGTCCATCTACCACCGATTCATGACCGGCCTGACGGGCGGAAAAATGTCCTCGTCAGTTCCGGCAAGTCACATCAGCCTGCTCGACGACCCCGAAGACGGCTACGACAAGGTGAAGGCCGCGACCACGGGCGGCCGGGAAACCGCCGAGAAACAGCGCGAACTCGGCGGGAAGGCCGACGAGTGTCCGGTCTACGAACTGTACGCCTACCTGCTGGCGGGCGACGACGACGAGTTCGCCAAGGAAGTCTACGACGAGTGCGTCGGTGGCGAGCGCCTCTGTGGCGACTGTAAAGAGCAGGCCGCCCAGTTGATGCGTGAGTTCTTGGAAGACCACCAAGAGAAGCGCGAGGAGGTCGAAGACCTGCTGGAGGCGGCCGACATCGAGTTGGACAGTCCGCGCAAGCGCGACTGA
- a CDS encoding HAD family hydrolase, with the protein MQPTAVLFDMDGVIVNSERYWVETEHEEILPAAVDGSPDTTETTGMNFREIYDYLEARHEMTESKDEFVARYETAARDIYGEKVELQAGFRDLVAALREDGRTVALVSSSPHDWIDRMLDRFDLREEFDQIISAEEIDGKSKPEPDVYEYAAEQVGVASEECIAVEDSENGVESAKRAGMQVVGYRNQSDEELDLSAANDVAASPEELWGILCDE; encoded by the coding sequence GTGCAACCGACGGCTGTGCTGTTCGACATGGACGGCGTCATCGTGAACTCCGAACGCTACTGGGTCGAGACCGAGCACGAGGAAATTCTCCCCGCGGCGGTGGACGGGTCGCCCGACACCACCGAGACGACCGGGATGAACTTCCGGGAAATCTACGACTACCTCGAAGCGCGCCACGAGATGACCGAGAGCAAAGACGAGTTTGTCGCCCGCTACGAGACGGCCGCCCGCGACATCTACGGCGAGAAGGTCGAGTTGCAGGCGGGGTTCCGCGACCTCGTGGCCGCCCTCCGCGAGGACGGCCGGACCGTCGCGCTGGTCTCGTCGTCGCCTCACGACTGGATAGACCGGATGCTCGACCGGTTCGACCTCCGCGAGGAGTTCGACCAAATTATTAGCGCCGAAGAAATCGACGGCAAGAGCAAGCCCGAACCCGATGTGTACGAGTACGCCGCCGAGCAGGTCGGCGTCGCGTCCGAGGAGTGTATCGCGGTCGAGGATTCGGAGAACGGGGTCGAGTCTGCGAAGCGCGCCGGGATGCAGGTCGTGGGGTACCGCAACCAGTCCGACGAGGAGTTGGACCTATCGGCGGCCAACGACGTGGCGGCGTCGCCCGAGGAGCTGTGGGGAATTTTGTGCGATGAGTAA
- a CDS encoding spondin domain-containing protein — MTDDSTPTTRKTGTTRGTSATRRTVLTGVAGVLATAGVVGAQETTTEDGQTTAGEETTEGEQTTTERVETVRFQVRVLNVSEPDALTPEGGESGPVILSPGAYTVHSPDVQLFAPRESASAGLEALAEDGDPSGLGEEIAGANGVFASGTFDAPVAGGDPGPIGPGAGYGFEVEAAPGDRLSFATMFVPSNDLFFAPGPSGIELFREGEPVAGGVTAQVGLWDAGTEQNEEPGSGPNQAPRQSGPDTGPEEDAPVRPIGEVDDGYEYPSVSESIQVLVVPEGGTAG, encoded by the coding sequence ATGACTGACGACTCGACACCGACGACTCGTAAGACTGGGACAACTCGCGGAACGAGCGCGACTCGGCGGACGGTTCTCACAGGCGTCGCGGGTGTGCTGGCGACCGCAGGCGTCGTCGGCGCGCAGGAGACTACGACCGAGGACGGACAGACGACCGCAGGCGAAGAGACCACCGAAGGCGAGCAGACGACGACCGAACGCGTCGAGACCGTGCGGTTTCAGGTCCGCGTCCTGAACGTCTCGGAACCCGACGCGCTGACGCCCGAAGGAGGCGAGTCGGGACCGGTCATCCTCTCGCCCGGCGCGTACACGGTCCACTCGCCGGACGTGCAACTGTTCGCGCCGCGCGAGTCCGCCAGCGCGGGACTGGAGGCGCTCGCCGAGGACGGCGACCCCTCGGGACTCGGCGAGGAGATTGCAGGCGCGAACGGCGTCTTCGCCAGCGGTACGTTCGACGCGCCGGTCGCTGGCGGCGACCCCGGTCCCATCGGTCCGGGCGCGGGCTACGGCTTCGAAGTCGAGGCCGCGCCGGGCGACCGCCTCTCGTTCGCCACGATGTTCGTGCCGTCGAACGACCTGTTCTTCGCGCCGGGACCTTCGGGAATCGAACTCTTCCGGGAGGGCGAACCGGTCGCTGGCGGCGTGACCGCGCAGGTCGGACTCTGGGACGCTGGCACTGAGCAGAACGAGGAACCGGGAAGCGGGCCGAATCAGGCCCCGCGCCAGTCCGGACCGGACACCGGTCCCGAGGAGGACGCGCCGGTTCGACCTATCGGGGAGGTAGACGACGGCTACGAGTACCCGAGCGTCTCCGAGTCGATTCAGGTCCTCGTCGTGCCCGAGGGCGGAACCGCAGGGTAG